The DNA sequence GCGTGGCCTTCACCTCGGTCTGCGGCTTTTTCGAGCTGGCGGGGGTGCTGGTCAACCGGAAACTGCTCAGCGCAGACCTGTTCTTCGACGTCTTCAACCCCGCTCCCTACTGGGAACGCGCGCGGCCGATCGTGGAGGGGATGCGCAAGGCGCGACCGCACATCTACGAGAATTTCGAGGGCCTCGTGGCGAAACGCCGGGAATGGGCTGCAAAGCGCCCGGCACAGGGCAGGGCGAAGGCCCGCAGATAGGCTGCGGGCCCCCGAACGGGAGCAGGCACGATGGACCTCGGCTTTTCCGCGCTCGGCTTTGTCGTAGGCGTTCTGGTCGGTCTCACGGGCGTCGGGAGCGGGTCGGTCATGACCCCCCTGCTCATCCTCGCAGGCGTCCGGCCGGCCGTGGCGGTGGCCAGCGACCTGATCTTCGCGGCCATCACGAAGGGGGTCGGTGCCGTCCAGCACATCCGACAGGGGACCGTGAATCTCCCCCTCGTCTTCTACCTGAGCCTTGGGAGCGTCCCGGCCGGGCTGTTGGGAGCTAACCTCTTCACGCTTCTGGAAGGGGGGCTCGGCCCGGCGCTGGATGTCTGGGTCAGCAGAACGGTGGCGATCGTCCTCATCTTCCTGTCGGCGTTCACCCTCTTCGAGCTCCTGCGGCCCAGGACGGGCGAGCCGCGCAAGCCGCCCTTGCCATGGACCGGACGGCTCAAAGGGCTTACGGTCCTCCTGGGGGCGGGAATCGGCCTGCTCGTGAGCTTCACCTCGATCGGAAGCGGGTCGATCGTGGCCGCGCTGCTCTTGTACACGTATCGGATTCGCCCGAGC is a window from the Candidatus Methylomirabilis sp. genome containing:
- a CDS encoding sulfite exporter TauE/SafE family protein, producing MDLGFSALGFVVGVLVGLTGVGSGSVMTPLLILAGVRPAVAVASDLIFAAITKGVGAVQHIRQGTVNLPLVFYLSLGSVPAGLLGANLFTLLEGGLGPALDVWVSRTVAIVLIFLSAFTLFELLRPRTGEPRKPPLPWTGRLKGLTVLLGAGIGLLVSFTSIGSGSIVAALLLYTYRIRPSAVVGSDIVQAVFLAGAAGLVHATGGRVDPGLVLSLVLGSIPGVLVGSTFCPRMPQRALRGAVAVAILYAGVRLL